In the Haloferula helveola genome, one interval contains:
- a CDS encoding alanine/glycine:cation symporter family protein, which translates to MTRPSLFRPGRWLVSLLAFITLQLPLLAQETAGKTLDQKIDEAFKWATGWFVNSIFSSIEIAGYDVLWVILWLAAAGLVFTVAFKFINIRAFPLAVRTVRGKYSRKDDPGDVTHFQALTAAVSGTVGLGNIAGVAIGISIAGPGVAFWLFLSGFLGMATKFAECTLGVKYREIDEKGQIHGGGMQYLRKGFAEKGLAPVGVILAILFAIFCVFASFGGGNVFQINQATAQLINVTGGEQSYFSDKQWLFGLIVAIATALVIIGGIRSIARVTSKLVPMMCAVYVVSALIVLIVNAGHIPEAINEIVREAFKPRAAVTGGVLAAFIWGMRRATFSNEAGIGSAPIAHSAAKTRMPASEGVVALLEPFIDTVIVCSMTSLVLVTTMYFDGDAGTFAVNGNTYELGAASNNSTAFGIGITSNAFETVHSGFKYVLFACVLLFAFSTLITWSYYGLQAWRFLFGKFGKLPGVDLSYKLIFCLIIIAGSSASMGSAVDFSDASLFAMSIPNLIGVYFLMPVVARELNKFIDFTRKVDDGETVHEAADQVEAAERSRH; encoded by the coding sequence ATGACCCGACCTTCGCTTTTCCGCCCTGGCCGCTGGCTCGTTTCGCTGCTCGCCTTCATCACTCTCCAGCTGCCGCTCCTCGCTCAGGAAACGGCGGGAAAGACCCTCGACCAGAAGATCGACGAGGCCTTCAAGTGGGCGACCGGTTGGTTCGTGAACAGCATCTTCTCGAGTATCGAGATCGCCGGCTACGACGTCCTCTGGGTCATCCTCTGGCTCGCGGCGGCCGGTCTGGTATTCACCGTCGCCTTCAAGTTCATCAACATCCGGGCGTTTCCGCTGGCGGTGCGGACGGTCCGGGGCAAGTACAGCCGCAAAGACGATCCGGGCGACGTCACCCACTTCCAGGCCCTGACGGCGGCCGTTTCCGGAACCGTCGGTCTTGGGAACATCGCCGGTGTGGCGATCGGGATCAGCATCGCCGGTCCGGGAGTGGCGTTCTGGCTCTTTCTGAGCGGTTTCCTCGGGATGGCCACCAAGTTCGCCGAGTGCACGCTCGGGGTGAAATACCGGGAGATTGATGAGAAGGGGCAGATCCACGGCGGCGGTATGCAGTACCTCCGGAAAGGATTCGCGGAAAAGGGGCTGGCCCCGGTAGGCGTGATTCTCGCGATCTTGTTCGCGATCTTCTGCGTGTTCGCATCCTTCGGTGGCGGCAACGTTTTCCAGATCAACCAGGCGACCGCCCAGTTGATCAACGTGACCGGCGGGGAGCAAAGTTACTTCTCGGACAAGCAGTGGCTCTTCGGACTCATCGTGGCGATCGCCACGGCGCTGGTGATCATCGGCGGCATCCGCAGCATCGCCCGGGTGACCTCGAAGCTCGTGCCCATGATGTGCGCGGTCTACGTGGTCAGCGCGCTGATCGTCCTGATCGTGAATGCCGGCCACATCCCCGAGGCGATCAACGAGATCGTCCGCGAGGCCTTCAAGCCGCGGGCGGCGGTCACCGGTGGCGTTCTGGCGGCCTTCATCTGGGGCATGCGGCGGGCGACTTTCTCGAACGAGGCCGGCATCGGTTCGGCACCGATCGCGCACTCGGCGGCGAAGACGCGGATGCCGGCTTCCGAAGGCGTGGTCGCCCTGCTCGAGCCGTTCATCGACACGGTGATCGTCTGCTCGATGACCTCGCTGGTGCTCGTGACGACGATGTATTTCGACGGCGATGCCGGAACCTTCGCCGTCAATGGCAATACCTACGAACTGGGTGCGGCCAGCAACAACAGCACCGCGTTCGGCATCGGGATCACCTCGAACGCCTTCGAAACGGTCCATTCGGGCTTCAAGTATGTTCTCTTCGCCTGCGTCCTGCTCTTCGCGTTCTCAACCCTGATCACGTGGAGCTACTACGGCCTGCAGGCGTGGCGCTTCCTGTTCGGCAAGTTCGGCAAGCTGCCGGGCGTGGATCTGAGCTACAAGCTGATCTTCTGCCTGATCATCATCGCGGGTTCCTCCGCCTCGATGGGGAGCGCGGTCGACTTCTCGGATGCCTCGCTGTTCGCCATGAGTATCCCGAACCTGATCGGTGTCTATTTCCTGATGCCGGTCGTGGCGCGGGAGCTCAACAAGTTCATCGACTTCACCCGCAAGGTCGACGACGGCGAAACCGTCCACGAAGCGGCCGATCAGGTCGAGGCAGCGGAGCGGAGCCGCCATTGA